A window of the Lactuca sativa cultivar Salinas chromosome 5, Lsat_Salinas_v11, whole genome shotgun sequence genome harbors these coding sequences:
- the LOC128134157 gene encoding uncharacterized protein LOC128134157, producing MSLANYSNMNSVSIANSLGSGSRAPILIPEEYNSWVGRMNLHLNAINEDIWKCVEGTYVTPENMATLATNQATQTDIIRKLELQAKKELVSGIPHSILSQMDDIMMLTANQIWENLKNRFCGNKRIIGNKRTSVLNEFDNFKMLSSETIHDAHDRFNLIMGNPAIHTESLYNLYGELQSYESSIDPPTIAAFGGPLALVSTTSQNQTPYNDQNFNHFNQTTSFQNQSFQSDSNDEADYQQLCALVANTNLQRFIPNHGTNHYARECRAKNKTKIKDSTYYAQRADELKKLENQEKQKALMAIHEPSVEYWPTSDDEADNEQAQSNFCFVVGVEIPSRAPNVIEQVWSMISELGFSKTIFESHITKIETSLETDLKTYHDTMVNYDICKSELQTLQLKFGESTRTKSKLERDVERKSEDYNHVLEQLNQSLIQKRDLELKDQSIISSVNKRCFRNGNPSVETRLSRIN from the exons atgtctttGGCAAATTACTCCAACATGAACTCTGTGTCCATTGCAAATAGCTTAGGATCTGGTTCACGGGCACCCATACTTATTCCTGAAGAGTATAATTCGTGGGTTGGCCGTATGAATCTTCATCTTAACGCTATAAATGAAGATATCTGGAAGTGTGTAGAAGGAACGTATGTTACTCCAGAAAATATGGCTACTCTTGCTACGAATCAAGCCACTCAAACCGATATCATAAGAAAGTTGGAACTCCAAGCCAAAAAGGAACTTGTGTCTGGAATACCTCACAGTATTCTAAGTCAAATGGATGACATTATGATGTTAACCGCAAATCAAATTTGGGAAAATTTGAAAAATCGTTTTTGTGGAAATAAAAGAATTATCGGAAACAAAAGAACATCTGTTTTGAATGAATTCGATAATTTCAAAATGCTTTCATCAGAAACTATCCATGATGCTCATGATAGGttcaatttgattatg GGAAATCCAGCTATTCATACCGAATCTTTGTACAATTTGTATGGAGAActtcaatcgtatgaatcctcgATTGACCCACCAACCATTGCAGCttttggaggaccacttgctcttgtgTCCACAACTTCTCAAAACCAAACACCTTACAATGATCAAAACTTTAATCATTTTAATCAGACTACATCTTTTCAAAACCAATCCTTCCAGTCTGATTCAAATGATGAAGCAGATTATCAACAACTGTGTGCTTTGGTTGCAAACACAAATCTCCAGAGATTTATCCCAAATCATG gaacaaatcactatgccaGAGAATGCCGagccaaaaacaaaactaaaatcaaAGACTCAACATACTATGCTCAAAGAGCCGATGAATTGAAGAAACTGGAAAACCAAGAAAAGCAAAAAGCATTGATGGCAATCCATGAACCAAGCGTAGAATACTGGCCAACATCTGATGACGAAGCTGATAATGAACAAGCACAATCAAACTTCTGCTTCGTAGTTGGTGTTGAAATACCTTCAAGAGCTCCAAACGTCATAGAACAAGTATGGTCTATGATCTCTGAACttggtttttccaaaacaatttttgagtCCCACATAACCAAAATTGAGACTAGTCTGGAAACTGATCTCAAAACATATCATGACACAATggtcaattatgatatttgcaaatCTGAGTTACAAACCTTGCAACTCAAATTTGGAGAATCAACAAGAACTAAAAGCAAATTGGAAAGAGACGTTGAAAGAAAATCAGAAGATTATAATCACGTCTTGGAACAATTAAATCAGTCCCTAATTCAGAAAAGGGATTTGGAACTAAAAGATCAGTCAATCATTTCTTCTGTAAACAAAAGATGTTTTAGAAATGGAAATCCTTCAGTTGAAACAAGACTTTCAAGAATCAACTGA